A region of Thioalbus denitrificans DNA encodes the following proteins:
- a CDS encoding bifunctional diguanylate cyclase/phosphodiesterase, translated as MNRMQWHPGITLKYIVFLVFISILPLLLLGIVSHQVSSQALEKQASDYQVELLEAQKSNLLLQLTQVENLIANISGMEEIINSLAAPTGPGDRFTELSTQARIGYILNNYTNLDGLVSIDIFSVDGRHYHVGDTLDAAHIRVETRDALFRRALESDRLINWAGVQENVNFNSSHHYVVTAAKLVRRVDRDTLQSQPLALIVVNYSTEYLYEQFSRINLGRSGYLLVTDQENRVIYHPDPTRIGMPLKADFGHQAKHQSANWNAVDQDGTPVVLNHLHLPELGWSLTSVVPVSTLTRGTRFITQATAIGLFIALFIMLLTALLYSRNVVRPIRTIIGSFKRFRSGALDLDARLEPPSRDEVGELVQWFNVFMETLAAQRHSEAALRESEERYSLAVRGANDGLWDWDLRTDMLYLSPRFKAMLGFTDEELGNIPDSWFGRIHPEDRGRVESELAAHMSGQRAHFESEHRLLHKDGVYRWLLGRGLAVRDAQGKAYRMAGSLTEITHRKTTEEQLRHDALHDPLTGLHNRAWFINRLDNSIERHKRRGEYLFAVMFLDLDGFKRINDSLGHEAGDHLLREVAQRLNESLRTVDAVARLGGDEFVILLEDLEEFQHIGVAADRILSLIAAPVTFQGKTMTTSASIGICLSSTDYSQPELMLRDADVAMYRAKNLGKNRYELFDVGMREQIVSRQGLESEIRRAIDAGEFLLHYQPVIELTSNRITGFEALLRWQHPERGLLSPESFLKVAEETGQLERMSHQVMVDACRQVKTWNDRYPLDPPLSVGINLSSKQVMDGSLVQQITETLWETEYEPRLLVLEVTENALMHESGSAAQVVSELKALGVRIHLDDFGTGYTSLSMLSQNQVDAVKIDRSLIAGLNLGRTETGMVRTSLLLAHELGLPVIAEGVESDSQADTLRKLGCDFGQGYYFSRPLSPQDAERYLSRSIDTRAADAGS; from the coding sequence TCGAGCCAGGCCCTGGAGAAACAGGCGAGCGACTACCAGGTCGAACTTCTCGAGGCGCAAAAGTCCAACCTGCTGCTCCAGCTCACCCAGGTGGAGAACCTGATCGCCAACATCTCGGGCATGGAGGAGATCATCAACTCCCTCGCCGCACCCACCGGACCCGGCGACCGCTTCACCGAACTCTCCACCCAGGCCCGCATCGGCTACATCCTCAACAACTACACCAACCTGGATGGCCTGGTCTCCATCGACATCTTCTCGGTGGACGGCCGCCACTACCACGTGGGCGACACCCTCGACGCGGCCCATATCCGGGTGGAAACCCGGGACGCCCTGTTCCGGCGGGCACTGGAGAGCGATCGCCTGATCAACTGGGCCGGGGTGCAGGAAAACGTCAACTTCAACTCCAGCCACCACTACGTCGTCACGGCGGCGAAGCTGGTGCGCCGGGTGGACCGTGACACGCTACAGTCACAGCCCCTGGCGCTGATAGTGGTCAACTACAGTACCGAGTACCTCTACGAGCAGTTCAGCAGAATCAACCTGGGGCGGAGTGGCTACCTGCTGGTCACCGATCAGGAGAATCGCGTGATCTACCACCCTGACCCCACGCGCATCGGCATGCCGCTCAAGGCGGACTTCGGACACCAGGCCAAGCACCAGTCCGCGAACTGGAACGCGGTCGACCAGGACGGCACTCCGGTGGTGCTGAACCACCTTCATCTTCCCGAGCTCGGCTGGAGCCTAACCAGCGTGGTGCCCGTGAGCACCCTGACCCGGGGAACCCGGTTCATCACCCAGGCGACCGCAATCGGTCTGTTCATCGCGCTGTTCATCATGCTGCTGACGGCACTGCTCTACTCCCGCAACGTCGTCCGTCCCATCCGCACCATCATCGGCAGTTTCAAGCGGTTCCGCTCCGGCGCCCTGGACCTCGATGCCCGCCTGGAGCCGCCCAGCCGCGACGAGGTGGGCGAGTTGGTGCAATGGTTCAACGTGTTCATGGAAACGCTCGCCGCTCAGCGTCATTCCGAGGCGGCATTGCGGGAGAGCGAGGAGCGCTACAGCCTCGCGGTGCGCGGCGCCAACGACGGCCTGTGGGACTGGGATCTGCGCACCGACATGCTCTATCTCTCGCCACGCTTCAAGGCCATGCTGGGATTCACCGACGAGGAGCTTGGCAACATCCCCGACTCCTGGTTCGGACGCATCCATCCCGAGGATCGGGGAAGGGTCGAGAGCGAGCTGGCCGCGCACATGTCGGGCCAGCGCGCCCACTTCGAGAGCGAGCACCGGCTGCTGCACAAGGACGGTGTCTACCGCTGGCTGCTGGGCCGGGGCCTCGCCGTGCGCGACGCCCAGGGCAAGGCCTACCGGATGGCCGGCTCGCTCACGGAGATCACCCATCGCAAGACCACCGAGGAACAGCTCCGCCACGATGCGCTGCATGACCCGCTGACGGGCCTGCACAACCGGGCCTGGTTCATCAACCGGCTGGACAACTCCATCGAACGCCACAAGCGGCGCGGAGAATACCTCTTCGCCGTCATGTTCCTGGACCTGGACGGTTTCAAGCGCATCAACGACAGCCTGGGCCACGAGGCGGGCGACCACCTGCTGCGGGAGGTGGCGCAGCGGCTCAATGAATCCCTGCGCACGGTGGATGCCGTGGCCAGGCTGGGCGGCGACGAGTTCGTCATCCTGCTGGAGGACCTGGAGGAGTTCCAGCACATCGGCGTCGCCGCCGATCGCATCCTGTCGCTAATCGCCGCGCCGGTCACCTTCCAGGGCAAGACCATGACCACCTCGGCCAGCATCGGCATCTGCCTGAGCAGCACGGACTACAGCCAGCCGGAACTGATGCTGCGCGATGCGGACGTGGCGATGTACCGGGCCAAGAACCTGGGCAAGAACCGTTACGAGCTCTTCGATGTGGGAATGCGCGAGCAGATCGTCTCCCGGCAGGGTCTCGAGAGCGAGATCAGGCGCGCCATCGATGCAGGAGAGTTCCTGCTGCACTACCAGCCCGTCATCGAGCTGACGAGCAACAGAATCACCGGGTTCGAGGCGCTGCTGCGCTGGCAGCACCCGGAGCGCGGACTGCTGAGCCCCGAGTCCTTCCTCAAGGTTGCCGAGGAGACCGGCCAGCTGGAGCGGATGAGTCACCAGGTCATGGTGGATGCATGCCGCCAGGTCAAGACCTGGAACGATCGCTACCCTCTCGATCCGCCGCTGAGCGTCGGTATCAACCTCTCGTCAAAGCAGGTGATGGACGGCAGCCTGGTCCAGCAGATCACCGAGACCCTGTGGGAGACGGAGTACGAGCCCAGGCTGCTGGTCCTGGAGGTGACGGAAAACGCGCTCATGCACGAGAGCGGTTCGGCGGCCCAGGTGGTGAGCGAGCTCAAGGCGCTCGGGGTGCGCATCCACCTGGACGACTTCGGCACCGGCTACACCTCGCTGAGCATGCTGAGCCAGAACCAGGTGGATGCGGTCAAGATCGACCGCAGCCTCATCGCCGGGCTGAATCTCGGCCGCACGGAGACGGGCATGGTCCGCACCAGCCTGCTCCTGGCCCACGAGCTGGGCCTGCCGGTCATCGCCGAGGGCGTTGAAAGCGACTCCCAGGCCGACACCCTGCGCAAGCTCGGCTGCGACTTCGGCCAGGGCTACTACTTCTCCCGCCCCCTCTCCCCCCAGGACGCCGAACGCTACCTCTCCCGCAGCATCGACACCCGCGCCGCCGACGCCGGCAGCTGA
- a CDS encoding GxxExxY protein, translating to MSGSRQGAKNAKESRVPRLQDRRCLSGRPPCRKQDRSRNQCVEKINNGHKKQLLTYLQLADKRLGYLLNFGEALMQHGITRSVNRLEENR from the coding sequence ATTTCTGGATCTCGCCAAGGCGCCAAGAACGCCAAGGAAAGTCGAGTACCAAGGTTACAAGATCGACGATGCCTATCGGGCCGACCTCCCTGTCGAAAGCAAGATCGTTCTCGAAATCAATGTGTCGAAAAGATCAACAACGGTCACAAGAAGCAGCTCCTCACGTACTTGCAACTTGCCGACAAGAGGCTCGGCTACTTGCTCAATTTCGGCGAGGCACTCATGCAGCACGGGATCACTCGCAGCGTTAATCGGCTGGAAGAGAATCGTTGA
- a CDS encoding acetoacetate--CoA ligase, with amino-acid sequence MSEPLWRPSAEQVKRANMTAFMERVNGAHGTALADYSALYRWSVENPADFWSMVWEFGGVVGERGADPVLMDGDRMPGARWFPDARLNFAENLLRRRDDTPAILFRGEDRVRRELTWAQLHDQVSRLARALEDMGVGAGDRVAGYLPNMPEAVIAMLAAASLGAIWSSSSPDFGVQGVLDRFGQIEPKVLFSADGYFYNGKTFDSLGKLREIVARLPTVERVVVVPYVSTQPDVSGVERAVTLGAFIDPWPAGELACRRLPFDHPLYIMYSSGTTGVPKCIVHGAGGTLLQHLKEHRLHTDIRPGERLFYFTTCGWMMWNWLVSGLASEATLLLYDGSPFHPDGNVLFDYAQEEGMHVFGTSAKYIDACSKAGIEPARTHDLSTVRAMLSTGSPLVPESFDYVYGRVKPDIQLASISGGTDIISCFILGCPILPVWRGELQSRGLGMKVEVYDESGRPVTGQKGELVCTAPFPSMPVGFWNDPDGSRYRAAYFERFPGVWHHGDFVELTGHGGIIIYGRSDATLNPGGVRIGTAEIYRQVEQLEEVIESLVIGQRWEGDVRVVLFVHLREGLVLDAGLEQRIRDRIRRNTTPRHVPARILQVTGIPRTKSGKIVELAVSNVVHGEPVKNLEALANPQALEQYRDRPELGI; translated from the coding sequence ATGAGTGAGCCTCTGTGGCGGCCGAGCGCGGAGCAGGTGAAGCGGGCCAACATGACGGCGTTCATGGAGCGGGTGAACGGGGCGCACGGCACGGCGCTGGCGGATTATTCCGCCCTCTACCGCTGGTCGGTGGAGAATCCCGCGGATTTCTGGAGCATGGTGTGGGAGTTCGGCGGAGTCGTCGGCGAGCGCGGTGCCGATCCGGTACTGATGGACGGCGACCGGATGCCGGGCGCGCGCTGGTTCCCCGATGCCCGGTTGAACTTCGCCGAGAACCTGCTGCGCCGGCGCGACGACACCCCGGCCATCCTCTTCCGCGGGGAGGACAGGGTCCGGCGCGAACTGACCTGGGCGCAGCTCCACGATCAGGTCTCGCGCCTGGCCCGCGCCCTCGAGGACATGGGCGTGGGGGCGGGGGACAGGGTGGCGGGCTACCTGCCCAACATGCCCGAGGCGGTCATCGCCATGCTCGCCGCCGCGAGCCTGGGCGCCATCTGGTCCTCCAGCTCCCCCGATTTCGGCGTCCAGGGCGTGCTGGATCGCTTCGGTCAGATCGAGCCCAAGGTGCTCTTTTCCGCCGATGGCTATTTCTACAACGGCAAGACCTTCGACTCCCTGGGCAAGCTGCGGGAGATCGTCGCCCGGCTGCCCACCGTGGAGCGGGTGGTGGTGGTGCCCTACGTCTCCACCCAGCCCGATGTCTCCGGTGTCGAGCGGGCGGTGACCCTGGGGGCGTTCATCGATCCCTGGCCCGCCGGGGAGCTGGCCTGCCGGCGCCTGCCCTTCGACCATCCCCTCTACATCATGTACTCCTCCGGTACCACCGGCGTGCCCAAGTGCATCGTCCACGGGGCCGGCGGGACGCTGCTGCAGCACCTCAAGGAACACCGCCTGCACACCGACATCCGTCCGGGCGAACGGCTGTTCTACTTCACCACCTGCGGCTGGATGATGTGGAACTGGCTGGTCTCCGGGCTGGCCTCGGAGGCCACGCTGCTGCTCTACGACGGCTCACCGTTCCACCCCGACGGCAACGTGCTGTTCGATTACGCCCAGGAGGAGGGGATGCACGTCTTCGGCACCTCCGCCAAGTACATCGACGCCTGCAGCAAGGCGGGGATCGAGCCGGCCCGAACCCACGATCTCTCCACCGTGCGGGCCATGCTCTCCACCGGCTCGCCCCTGGTCCCGGAGAGCTTCGACTATGTCTACGGGCGGGTGAAGCCGGATATCCAGCTCGCCTCCATCTCCGGCGGCACCGACATCATCTCCTGCTTCATCCTCGGCTGCCCCATCCTACCGGTCTGGCGCGGCGAGCTGCAGAGTCGCGGCCTCGGCATGAAGGTGGAGGTCTACGACGAGTCCGGCCGGCCGGTGACGGGGCAGAAGGGGGAACTGGTCTGCACCGCGCCGTTCCCGTCGATGCCGGTGGGCTTCTGGAACGATCCGGACGGGAGCCGCTACCGCGCCGCCTACTTCGAGCGCTTCCCCGGTGTCTGGCACCACGGTGATTTCGTCGAGCTCACCGGGCACGGAGGGATCATCATCTACGGCCGCTCCGACGCCACCCTCAACCCCGGTGGCGTGCGCATCGGCACCGCCGAGATCTACCGCCAGGTGGAACAGCTCGAAGAGGTGATCGAATCGCTGGTGATCGGCCAGCGCTGGGAGGGGGATGTGCGCGTAGTCCTGTTCGTGCACCTGCGCGAAGGGCTGGTGCTGGACGCCGGACTCGAACAGCGCATCCGCGACCGCATCCGCCGCAACACCACCCCGCGCCACGTCCCGGCGCGCATCCTCCAGGTGACCGGGATCCCCCGCACCAAGAGCGGGAAGATCGTCGAGCTCGCCGTCTCCAACGTCGTCCACGGCGAGCCGGTCAAGAACCTCGAGGCCCTCGCCAACCCCCAGGCCCTGGAGCAGTACCGCGACCGTCCGGAGCTCGGGATTTGA